The Prinia subflava isolate CZ2003 ecotype Zambia chromosome 21, Cam_Psub_1.2, whole genome shotgun sequence genome window below encodes:
- the PHC2 gene encoding polyhomeotic-like protein 2 isoform X3, whose product MENEQLPAPAPASSTTGMAQTPASTTATRPPGPQISVYSGIPDRQTVQVIQQALHRQPNTAAQYLQQMYAAQQQHLMLQTAALQQQHLTSAQLQSLAAVQQASLAANRQSSSSGANGTQSATAQQPTINLATSPAAAQLLNRAQSVGPGASGIAQQAVLLGNTASPALTASQAQMYLRAQMLIFTPTGPVSAVRPESPAPAPPPAPPPVPPPTTPQVHSLALRPAGPHLPALAMKPPGGAPPRAGPPRGPPPDPPAEHLKKAEGHEGRTHALARATAPAATHPLVTPAYAPLQSPQFLQQPPKPMQPQPPPQQQQQFVIQQQQQLGPRGQPPSGSPTAPQLQPLPSASPGPVPQPKTGVPQGAGGEGGPPNGHPGCHAAPRKFQHASAVILQLQPAGPTPSLGVPESPRRDPLPVPRSAESPPQPPALSPPAAPPGPDTPEGERPLTHEPPERLHAQPRIPGMTSGSGSAAATVAGAAPHNGENKPPQAIVKPQILTHVIEGFVIQEGAEPFPVGRSSLLVGALHKQYAQELLPDKLPPQDNTTTTDSDMEEPYLQGVPPRPPESKEEGNPPKLKCELCGRVDFAYKFKRSKRFCSMACAKRYNVGCTKRVGLFHPDRNKLQKPGGPPHGRRRSCKGTLPPLNKDSKKQLNHSQEDSSRCSDNSSYEEPLSPISASSSTSRRRQGERDLELRDMELPDVHGRDLPGLGHRFLPSEPSKWNVEDVYEFIRSLPGCQEIAEEFRAQEIDGQALLLLKEDHLMSTMNIKLGPALKIYARINMLKDS is encoded by the exons atGGAGAatgagcagctcccagctccggctcctgccagcagcaccactggCATGGCCCAAACACCCGCCAGCACCACGGCCACGCGCCCGCCTGGGCCCCAGATCTCTGTCTACAGTGGCATCCCTGACCGCCAGACCGTGCAG GTGATCCAGCAGGCGCTGCACCGGCAGCCCAACACAGCGGCGCAGTATCTGCAGCAGATGTAcgcagcacagcagcagcacctcatGCTGCAGACAGCCgcactccagcagcagcacctcaccagcgcccagctccagagcctggctgctgtccagcag GCAAGCCTGGCAGCGAACCGGCAAAGCAGCTCCTCGGGGGCCAATGGCACCCAGTCggccacagcacagcagcccacA ATCAACCTGGCAACATCACCGGCGGCAGCACAGCTGCTAAACCGGGCACAGAGCGTGGGGCCCGGGGCATCAGGCATCGctcagcaggctgtgctgctgggcaaCACTGCTTCACCTGCCCTCACCGCCAGCCAGGCCCAGATGTACCTGCGGGCACAGATG ctcatCTTCACGCCCACGGGCCCTGTCAGCGCTGTCCGGCCCGAGAGCCCCGCGCCAGCCCCTCCACCGGCCCCGCCACCTGTCCCACCACCCACCACCCCTCAG gtgcacagcctggccctgcgccccgccggcccccacctccctgccctggccatgAAGCCCCCCGGGGGTGCCCCTCCCCGGGCTGGCCCCCCCCGGGGGCCCCCGCCCGACCCCCCCGCCGAGCACCTCAAAAAGGCCGAGGGGCACGAGGGCCGAACCCATGCCCTGGCCCGCGCCACCGCCCCCGCTGCCACCCACCCGCTCGTCACCCCAG CCTATGCCCCGCTGCAGTCCCCccagttcctgcagcagccGCCGAAGCCGATGCAGCCGCAGCCACcaccgcagcagcagcagcagttcgtcatccagcagcagcagcagctgggccccCGTGGGCAGCCCCCCTCGGGCTCCCCCACCgccccccagctccagcccctgccttcTGCCAGCCCAGGCCCAGTCCCCCAGCCCAAAACAGGGGTcccccagggagcagggggcGAGGGTGGCCCCCCCAACGGGCACCCTGGCTGCCACGCTGCCCCCCGCAAGTTCCAGCATGCCTCGGCTgtcatcctgcagctgcagcctgcaggccCCACG CCCTCCCTCGGGGTTCCCGAGAGCCCCCGCCGGGACCCGCTGCCCGTGCCGAGGAGCGCCGAGAGCCCGCCGCAGCCCCCCGCCCTctcgccgcccgccgcgcccccggGCCCCGACACCCCTGAGGGCGAGCGGCCCCTCACGCACG agccccccgagCGCCTCCATGCGCAGCCCCGCATTCCCGGGATGACCTCGGGCTCTGGCAGCGCTGCCGCCACCGTCGCCGGCGCCGCCCCCCACAATGGTGAGAACAAACCGCCCCAGGCCATCGTGAAACCCCAGATCCTCACGCACGTCATCGAGGGCTTCGTCATCCAGGAGGGCGCCGAGCCCTTCCCG GTGGGCCGCTCCTCGCTGCTGGTGGGAGCCCTGCACAAGCAGTATGCGCAGGAGCTGCTGCCGGACAAGCTCCCGCCACAGGacaacaccaccaccactgaCTCAGACATGGAGGAGCCGTACCTGCAA GGTGTCCCTCCACGACCCCCAGAATCCAAAGAAGAGGGGAACCCCCCCAAGTTGAAGTGTGAGCTCTGCGGCCGCGTTGACTTCGCCTACAAGTTCAAGCGCTCCAAGCGCTTCTGCTCCATGGCTTGTGCCAAGAG GTACAATGTGGGCTGCACGAAGAGGGTGGGGCTGTTCCACCCAGATCGCAACAAACTGCAGAAACCAGGAGGGCCCCCCCATGGGCGGCGCCGCAGCTGCAAAGGGACTCTGCCCCCCCTGAACAAGGACAGCAAGAAACAG CTCAACCACAGCCAAGAGGATTCCAGCCGCTGCTCGGACAACTCCAGCTACGAGGAGCCGCTGTCGCCCATCTCCGCCAGCTCCTCCACATCCCGGCGCCGACAGGGAGAGCGGGACCTGGAGCTGCGAGACATGGAGCTGCCAGACGTGCACGGCCGCGACCTGCCTGGCCTTGGCCACCGCTTCCTGCCCAGCGAGCCCAGCAAGTGGAACGTGGAGGACGTTTACGAGTTCATTCGCTCGCTGCCAG gctgccaggagaTCGCGGAGGAGTTCAGGGCCCAGGAGATCGATGGGcaggcgctgctgctgctcaaggAGGATCATCTCATGAGCACCATGAACATCAAGCTGGGCCCTGCACTCAAGATCTATGCCCGCATCAACATGCTTAAGGACTCCTGA
- the PHC2 gene encoding polyhomeotic-like protein 2 isoform X1: MENEQLPAPAPASSTTGMAQTPASTTATRPPGPQISVYSGIPDRQTVQVIQQALHRQPNTAAQYLQQMYAAQQQHLMLQTAALQQQHLTSAQLQSLAAVQQASLAANRQSSSSGANGTQSATAQQPTINLATSPAAAQLLNRAQSVGPGASGIAQQAVLLGNTASPALTASQAQMYLRAQMLIFTPTGPVSAVRPESPAPAPPPAPPPVPPPTTPQVHSLALRPAGPHLPALAMKPPGGAPPRAGPPRGPPPDPPAEHLKKAEGHEGRTHALARATAPAATHPLVTPAYAPLQSPQFLQQPPKPMQPQPPPQQQQQFVIQQQQQLGPRGQPPSGSPTAPQLQPLPSASPGPVPQPKTGVPQGAGGEGGPPNGHPGCHAAPRKFQHASAVILQLQPAGPTPSLGVPESPRRDPLPVPRSAESPPQPPALSPPAAPPGPDTPEGERPLTHEPPERLHAQPRIPGMTSGSGSAAATVAGAAPHNGENKPPQAIVKPQILTHVIEGFVIQEGAEPFPVGRSSLLVGALHKQYAQELLPDKLPPQDNTTTTDSDMEEPYLQGVPPRPPESKEEGNPPKLKCELCGRVDFAYKFKRSKRFCSMACAKRYNVGCTKRVGLFHPDRNKLQKPGGPPHGRRRSCKGTLPPLNKDSKKQPTGSVPAGSVTASLQLNHSQEDSSRCSDNSSYEEPLSPISASSSTSRRRQGERDLELRDMELPDVHGRDLPGLGHRFLPSEPSKWNVEDVYEFIRSLPGCQEIAEEFRAQEIDGQALLLLKEDHLMSTMNIKLGPALKIYARINMLKDS, encoded by the exons atGGAGAatgagcagctcccagctccggctcctgccagcagcaccactggCATGGCCCAAACACCCGCCAGCACCACGGCCACGCGCCCGCCTGGGCCCCAGATCTCTGTCTACAGTGGCATCCCTGACCGCCAGACCGTGCAG GTGATCCAGCAGGCGCTGCACCGGCAGCCCAACACAGCGGCGCAGTATCTGCAGCAGATGTAcgcagcacagcagcagcacctcatGCTGCAGACAGCCgcactccagcagcagcacctcaccagcgcccagctccagagcctggctgctgtccagcag GCAAGCCTGGCAGCGAACCGGCAAAGCAGCTCCTCGGGGGCCAATGGCACCCAGTCggccacagcacagcagcccacA ATCAACCTGGCAACATCACCGGCGGCAGCACAGCTGCTAAACCGGGCACAGAGCGTGGGGCCCGGGGCATCAGGCATCGctcagcaggctgtgctgctgggcaaCACTGCTTCACCTGCCCTCACCGCCAGCCAGGCCCAGATGTACCTGCGGGCACAGATG ctcatCTTCACGCCCACGGGCCCTGTCAGCGCTGTCCGGCCCGAGAGCCCCGCGCCAGCCCCTCCACCGGCCCCGCCACCTGTCCCACCACCCACCACCCCTCAG gtgcacagcctggccctgcgccccgccggcccccacctccctgccctggccatgAAGCCCCCCGGGGGTGCCCCTCCCCGGGCTGGCCCCCCCCGGGGGCCCCCGCCCGACCCCCCCGCCGAGCACCTCAAAAAGGCCGAGGGGCACGAGGGCCGAACCCATGCCCTGGCCCGCGCCACCGCCCCCGCTGCCACCCACCCGCTCGTCACCCCAG CCTATGCCCCGCTGCAGTCCCCccagttcctgcagcagccGCCGAAGCCGATGCAGCCGCAGCCACcaccgcagcagcagcagcagttcgtcatccagcagcagcagcagctgggccccCGTGGGCAGCCCCCCTCGGGCTCCCCCACCgccccccagctccagcccctgccttcTGCCAGCCCAGGCCCAGTCCCCCAGCCCAAAACAGGGGTcccccagggagcagggggcGAGGGTGGCCCCCCCAACGGGCACCCTGGCTGCCACGCTGCCCCCCGCAAGTTCCAGCATGCCTCGGCTgtcatcctgcagctgcagcctgcaggccCCACG CCCTCCCTCGGGGTTCCCGAGAGCCCCCGCCGGGACCCGCTGCCCGTGCCGAGGAGCGCCGAGAGCCCGCCGCAGCCCCCCGCCCTctcgccgcccgccgcgcccccggGCCCCGACACCCCTGAGGGCGAGCGGCCCCTCACGCACG agccccccgagCGCCTCCATGCGCAGCCCCGCATTCCCGGGATGACCTCGGGCTCTGGCAGCGCTGCCGCCACCGTCGCCGGCGCCGCCCCCCACAATGGTGAGAACAAACCGCCCCAGGCCATCGTGAAACCCCAGATCCTCACGCACGTCATCGAGGGCTTCGTCATCCAGGAGGGCGCCGAGCCCTTCCCG GTGGGCCGCTCCTCGCTGCTGGTGGGAGCCCTGCACAAGCAGTATGCGCAGGAGCTGCTGCCGGACAAGCTCCCGCCACAGGacaacaccaccaccactgaCTCAGACATGGAGGAGCCGTACCTGCAA GGTGTCCCTCCACGACCCCCAGAATCCAAAGAAGAGGGGAACCCCCCCAAGTTGAAGTGTGAGCTCTGCGGCCGCGTTGACTTCGCCTACAAGTTCAAGCGCTCCAAGCGCTTCTGCTCCATGGCTTGTGCCAAGAG GTACAATGTGGGCTGCACGAAGAGGGTGGGGCTGTTCCACCCAGATCGCAACAAACTGCAGAAACCAGGAGGGCCCCCCCATGGGCGGCGCCGCAGCTGCAAAGGGACTCTGCCCCCCCTGAACAAGGACAGCAAGAAACAG CCCACGGGGTCTGTCCCAGCGGGGTCGGTGACGGCGTCGTTGCAGCTCAACCACAGCCAAGAGGATTCCAGCCGCTGCTCGGACAACTCCAGCTACGAGGAGCCGCTGTCGCCCATCTCCGCCAGCTCCTCCACATCCCGGCGCCGACAGGGAGAGCGGGACCTGGAGCTGCGAGACATGGAGCTGCCAGACGTGCACGGCCGCGACCTGCCTGGCCTTGGCCACCGCTTCCTGCCCAGCGAGCCCAGCAAGTGGAACGTGGAGGACGTTTACGAGTTCATTCGCTCGCTGCCAG gctgccaggagaTCGCGGAGGAGTTCAGGGCCCAGGAGATCGATGGGcaggcgctgctgctgctcaaggAGGATCATCTCATGAGCACCATGAACATCAAGCTGGGCCCTGCACTCAAGATCTATGCCCGCATCAACATGCTTAAGGACTCCTGA
- the PHC2 gene encoding polyhomeotic-like protein 2 isoform X2 has protein sequence MENEQLPAPAPASSTTGMAQTPASTTATRPPGPQISVYSGIPDRQTVQVIQQALHRQPNTAAQYLQQMYAAQQQHLMLQTAALQQQHLTSAQLQSLAAVQQASLAANRQSSSSGANGTQSATAQQPTINLATSPAAAQLLNRAQSVGPGASGIAQQAVLLGNTASPALTASQAQMYLRAQMLIFTPTGPVSAVRPESPAPAPPPAPPPVPPPTTPQVHSLALRPAGPHLPALAMKPPGGAPPRAGPPRGPPPDPPAEHLKKAEGHEGRTHALARATAPAATHPLVTPAYAPLQSPQFLQQPPKPMQPQPPPQQQQQFVIQQQQQLGPRGQPPSGSPTAPQLQPLPSASPGPVPQPKTGVPQGAGGEGGPPNGHPGCHAAPRKFQHASAVILQLQPAGPTPSLGVPESPRRDPLPVPRSAESPPQPPALSPPAAPPGPDTPEGERPLTHEPPERLHAQPRIPGMTSGSGSAAATVAGAAPHNGENKPPQAIVKPQILTHVIEGFVIQEGAEPFPVGRSSLLVGALHKQYAQELLPDKLPPQDNTTTTDSDMEEPYLQESKEEGNPPKLKCELCGRVDFAYKFKRSKRFCSMACAKRYNVGCTKRVGLFHPDRNKLQKPGGPPHGRRRSCKGTLPPLNKDSKKQPTGSVPAGSVTASLQLNHSQEDSSRCSDNSSYEEPLSPISASSSTSRRRQGERDLELRDMELPDVHGRDLPGLGHRFLPSEPSKWNVEDVYEFIRSLPGCQEIAEEFRAQEIDGQALLLLKEDHLMSTMNIKLGPALKIYARINMLKDS, from the exons atGGAGAatgagcagctcccagctccggctcctgccagcagcaccactggCATGGCCCAAACACCCGCCAGCACCACGGCCACGCGCCCGCCTGGGCCCCAGATCTCTGTCTACAGTGGCATCCCTGACCGCCAGACCGTGCAG GTGATCCAGCAGGCGCTGCACCGGCAGCCCAACACAGCGGCGCAGTATCTGCAGCAGATGTAcgcagcacagcagcagcacctcatGCTGCAGACAGCCgcactccagcagcagcacctcaccagcgcccagctccagagcctggctgctgtccagcag GCAAGCCTGGCAGCGAACCGGCAAAGCAGCTCCTCGGGGGCCAATGGCACCCAGTCggccacagcacagcagcccacA ATCAACCTGGCAACATCACCGGCGGCAGCACAGCTGCTAAACCGGGCACAGAGCGTGGGGCCCGGGGCATCAGGCATCGctcagcaggctgtgctgctgggcaaCACTGCTTCACCTGCCCTCACCGCCAGCCAGGCCCAGATGTACCTGCGGGCACAGATG ctcatCTTCACGCCCACGGGCCCTGTCAGCGCTGTCCGGCCCGAGAGCCCCGCGCCAGCCCCTCCACCGGCCCCGCCACCTGTCCCACCACCCACCACCCCTCAG gtgcacagcctggccctgcgccccgccggcccccacctccctgccctggccatgAAGCCCCCCGGGGGTGCCCCTCCCCGGGCTGGCCCCCCCCGGGGGCCCCCGCCCGACCCCCCCGCCGAGCACCTCAAAAAGGCCGAGGGGCACGAGGGCCGAACCCATGCCCTGGCCCGCGCCACCGCCCCCGCTGCCACCCACCCGCTCGTCACCCCAG CCTATGCCCCGCTGCAGTCCCCccagttcctgcagcagccGCCGAAGCCGATGCAGCCGCAGCCACcaccgcagcagcagcagcagttcgtcatccagcagcagcagcagctgggccccCGTGGGCAGCCCCCCTCGGGCTCCCCCACCgccccccagctccagcccctgccttcTGCCAGCCCAGGCCCAGTCCCCCAGCCCAAAACAGGGGTcccccagggagcagggggcGAGGGTGGCCCCCCCAACGGGCACCCTGGCTGCCACGCTGCCCCCCGCAAGTTCCAGCATGCCTCGGCTgtcatcctgcagctgcagcctgcaggccCCACG CCCTCCCTCGGGGTTCCCGAGAGCCCCCGCCGGGACCCGCTGCCCGTGCCGAGGAGCGCCGAGAGCCCGCCGCAGCCCCCCGCCCTctcgccgcccgccgcgcccccggGCCCCGACACCCCTGAGGGCGAGCGGCCCCTCACGCACG agccccccgagCGCCTCCATGCGCAGCCCCGCATTCCCGGGATGACCTCGGGCTCTGGCAGCGCTGCCGCCACCGTCGCCGGCGCCGCCCCCCACAATGGTGAGAACAAACCGCCCCAGGCCATCGTGAAACCCCAGATCCTCACGCACGTCATCGAGGGCTTCGTCATCCAGGAGGGCGCCGAGCCCTTCCCG GTGGGCCGCTCCTCGCTGCTGGTGGGAGCCCTGCACAAGCAGTATGCGCAGGAGCTGCTGCCGGACAAGCTCCCGCCACAGGacaacaccaccaccactgaCTCAGACATGGAGGAGCCGTACCTGCAAG AATCCAAAGAAGAGGGGAACCCCCCCAAGTTGAAGTGTGAGCTCTGCGGCCGCGTTGACTTCGCCTACAAGTTCAAGCGCTCCAAGCGCTTCTGCTCCATGGCTTGTGCCAAGAG GTACAATGTGGGCTGCACGAAGAGGGTGGGGCTGTTCCACCCAGATCGCAACAAACTGCAGAAACCAGGAGGGCCCCCCCATGGGCGGCGCCGCAGCTGCAAAGGGACTCTGCCCCCCCTGAACAAGGACAGCAAGAAACAG CCCACGGGGTCTGTCCCAGCGGGGTCGGTGACGGCGTCGTTGCAGCTCAACCACAGCCAAGAGGATTCCAGCCGCTGCTCGGACAACTCCAGCTACGAGGAGCCGCTGTCGCCCATCTCCGCCAGCTCCTCCACATCCCGGCGCCGACAGGGAGAGCGGGACCTGGAGCTGCGAGACATGGAGCTGCCAGACGTGCACGGCCGCGACCTGCCTGGCCTTGGCCACCGCTTCCTGCCCAGCGAGCCCAGCAAGTGGAACGTGGAGGACGTTTACGAGTTCATTCGCTCGCTGCCAG gctgccaggagaTCGCGGAGGAGTTCAGGGCCCAGGAGATCGATGGGcaggcgctgctgctgctcaaggAGGATCATCTCATGAGCACCATGAACATCAAGCTGGGCCCTGCACTCAAGATCTATGCCCGCATCAACATGCTTAAGGACTCCTGA
- the ZNF362 gene encoding zinc finger protein 362 isoform X2 gives MDFTPSFPASSSSLSFPNSLGVSGTIKKKPLFWFFFITFFYFPCFFVVFSLFSGKSPRSHGSEKRPTCSTRSQLELEMDADKGKQRQYSQRMAEPRFNNPYFWPPPPTMPSQLDNLVLINKIKEQLMAEKIRPPHLPPTSVASQQPLLVPPSPAESSQSIMSLPKLQQVPGLHPQAVPQPDVALHARPATSTVTGLGLASRAPAVSTSESSPGTGTTTPSTPTSTSQSRLIASSPTLISGITSPPLLDSIKTIQGHGLLGAPKAERGRKKIKAENPSGPPVLVVPYPILASGETAKEGKTYRIHTGDRPYKCPHPGCEKAFTQLSNLQSHQRQHNKDKPYKCPNCYRAYTDSASLQIHLSAHAIKHAKAYCCSMCGRAYTSETYLMKHMSKHTVVEHLVSQHSPQRTESPGIPVRISLI, from the exons ATGGATTTCACCCCCAGTTTTCCAGCCAGCTCCTCATCCCTCAGCTTTCCCAACAGCTTAGGGGTGAGCGggactattaaaaaaaaaccacttttttggtttttttttattacttttttttattttccttgtttttttgttgttttctctctaTTTTCAGGCAAATCCCCACGTTCCCACGGGTCGG AAAAACGCCCCACGTGCAGCACCCGGTCTCAGCTAGAGCTGGAGATGGACGCGGATAAGGGGAAGCAACGCCAGTACTCGCAGAG gatgGCGGAGCCTCGCTTCAACAACCCCTACTTCTGGCCGCCCCCTCCCACCATGCCCAGCCAG CTGGACAACCTGGTCCTGATCAACAAAATCAAGGAGCAGTTGATGGCGGAGAAGATCCGCCCCCCACACCTGCCTCCCACCTCGGTGGCCTCTCAGCAGCCCCTCCTAGTGCCCCCCTCacctgctgagagcagccagtCCATCATGTCCCTGCCAAAGCTGCAGCaggtgccagggctgcacccccaGGCCGTGCCCCAGCCTGACGTGGCCCTGCACGCCCGACCAGCCACCAGCACCGTCACAG GGTTGGGGCTGGCATCCCGTGCACCGGCCGTTAGCACCTCGGAATCCAGCCCAGGAACAGGGACCACCACCCCTTCGACCCCCACCTCCACCAGCCAGAGCCGCCTCATCGCCTCCTCGCCCACCCTAATCTCAGGAATCACCAGCCCCCCCCTCCTCGACTCCATCAAGACAATCCAGGGCCACGGCTTGCTGGGAGCACCCAAGGCTGAGCGGGGCCGGAAGAAGATCAAGGCGGAAAACCCTTCGGGACCACCAGTGCTGGTGGTGCCCTATCCCATCCTGGCCTCAGGGGAGACGGCCAAAGAGGGGAAGACATACAG AATCCACACCGGCGACAGACCCTACAAGTGCCCGCACCCTGGCTGCGAGAAGGCCTTCACCCAACTCTCCAACCTCCAG TCCCACCAGCGCCAGCACAACAAGGATAAGCCCTACAAGTGCCCCAACTGCTACCGGGCGTACACGGACTCGGCCTCGCTGCAGATCCATCTGTCTGCGCATGCCATCAAGCACGCCAAGGCCTATTGCTGCAGCATGTGTGGCCGTGCCTACACCTCG GAGACCTATCTGATGAAGCACATGTCCAAACACACGGTGGTGGAGCACCTGGTCAGCCAGCACTCGCCACAGCGGACGGAGTCGCCCGGCATTCCTGTACGGATCTCCCTCATCTAA
- the ZNF362 gene encoding zinc finger protein 362 isoform X1 yields the protein MDFTPSFPASSSSLSFPNSLGVSGTIKKKPLFWFFFITFFYFPCFFVVFSLFSGKSPRSHGSEKRPTCSTRSQLELEMDADKGKQRQYSQRMAEPRFNNPYFWPPPPTMPSQLDNLVLINKIKEQLMAEKIRPPHLPPTSVASQQPLLVPPSPAESSQSIMSLPKLQQVPGLHPQAVPQPDVALHARPATSTVTGLGLASRAPAVSTSESSPGTGTTTPSTPTSTSQSRLIASSPTLISGITSPPLLDSIKTIQGHGLLGAPKAERGRKKIKAENPSGPPVLVVPYPILASGETAKEGKTYRCKVCPLTFFTKSEMQIHSKSHTEAKPHKCPHCSKSFANASYLAQHLRIHLGVKPYHCSYCEKSFRQLSHLQQHTRIHTGDRPYKCPHPGCEKAFTQLSNLQSHQRQHNKDKPYKCPNCYRAYTDSASLQIHLSAHAIKHAKAYCCSMCGRAYTSETYLMKHMSKHTVVEHLVSQHSPQRTESPGIPVRISLI from the exons ATGGATTTCACCCCCAGTTTTCCAGCCAGCTCCTCATCCCTCAGCTTTCCCAACAGCTTAGGGGTGAGCGggactattaaaaaaaaaccacttttttggtttttttttattacttttttttattttccttgtttttttgttgttttctctctaTTTTCAGGCAAATCCCCACGTTCCCACGGGTCGG AAAAACGCCCCACGTGCAGCACCCGGTCTCAGCTAGAGCTGGAGATGGACGCGGATAAGGGGAAGCAACGCCAGTACTCGCAGAG gatgGCGGAGCCTCGCTTCAACAACCCCTACTTCTGGCCGCCCCCTCCCACCATGCCCAGCCAG CTGGACAACCTGGTCCTGATCAACAAAATCAAGGAGCAGTTGATGGCGGAGAAGATCCGCCCCCCACACCTGCCTCCCACCTCGGTGGCCTCTCAGCAGCCCCTCCTAGTGCCCCCCTCacctgctgagagcagccagtCCATCATGTCCCTGCCAAAGCTGCAGCaggtgccagggctgcacccccaGGCCGTGCCCCAGCCTGACGTGGCCCTGCACGCCCGACCAGCCACCAGCACCGTCACAG GGTTGGGGCTGGCATCCCGTGCACCGGCCGTTAGCACCTCGGAATCCAGCCCAGGAACAGGGACCACCACCCCTTCGACCCCCACCTCCACCAGCCAGAGCCGCCTCATCGCCTCCTCGCCCACCCTAATCTCAGGAATCACCAGCCCCCCCCTCCTCGACTCCATCAAGACAATCCAGGGCCACGGCTTGCTGGGAGCACCCAAGGCTGAGCGGGGCCGGAAGAAGATCAAGGCGGAAAACCCTTCGGGACCACCAGTGCTGGTGGTGCCCTATCCCATCCTGGCCTCAGGGGAGACGGCCAAAGAGGGGAAGACATACAG GTGTAAGGTCTGCCCCTTGACGTTCTTCACCAAGTCGGAGATGCAGATCCACTCCAAGTCGCACACAGAGGCCAAGCCCCACAAATGCCCCCACTGCTCCAAGTCCTTCGCCAATGCCTCCTACCTGGCCCAGCACCTGCGCATCCACCTGGGCGTCAAACCCTACCACTGCTCCTACTGTGAGAAGTCCTTCCGCCAGCTctcccacctccagcagcacaccCG AATCCACACCGGCGACAGACCCTACAAGTGCCCGCACCCTGGCTGCGAGAAGGCCTTCACCCAACTCTCCAACCTCCAG TCCCACCAGCGCCAGCACAACAAGGATAAGCCCTACAAGTGCCCCAACTGCTACCGGGCGTACACGGACTCGGCCTCGCTGCAGATCCATCTGTCTGCGCATGCCATCAAGCACGCCAAGGCCTATTGCTGCAGCATGTGTGGCCGTGCCTACACCTCG GAGACCTATCTGATGAAGCACATGTCCAAACACACGGTGGTGGAGCACCTGGTCAGCCAGCACTCGCCACAGCGGACGGAGTCGCCCGGCATTCCTGTACGGATCTCCCTCATCTAA